A region from the Elusimicrobiaceae bacterium genome encodes:
- a CDS encoding aminopeptidase, which produces MPEKKSKKTALGYELKNGYEKLGQAEEKQMEAVCSAYMNFLAKSKTERAAHDEAVALVENAGYKNLETLIAKKTALKQGDRIYASCAGKTIMALVIGRRPLEEGMHIVGGHTDAPRLDLKQNPLYENSELAYFDTHYYGGIKKYQWVTIPLALYGVFALKNGKILNVAIGDKPGDPVFCISDLLPHLAQHQNQKKLGEAIGGEDLDVIVASRPVTDKNAKQKVKEYVLKHLNKEYGVKEADFLSAELEIVPAGAPREVGFDRALILGYGHDDRVCAYSALQALLDLPAVPQYTACALMCDKEEIGSAGATGMESNFFENMVAELVALQSGADSELAVKRCMRKSKLLSADVNAAFDPMFPGVSDKRNSCMVNYGTCLTKYTGARGKSGANDANAEFVAEVRYIFDEAKVAWQTGELGKVDQGGGGTIAAIMARYGMDVVDCGVPLLSMHAPSELASKFDIYMTYKGFRAFFSYSRNRK; this is translated from the coding sequence ATGCCCGAAAAGAAAAGCAAAAAAACGGCGCTGGGTTACGAACTCAAAAACGGTTACGAAAAGCTCGGCCAGGCCGAGGAAAAACAGATGGAGGCGGTCTGCTCCGCCTATATGAATTTTCTCGCAAAAAGCAAAACCGAACGCGCCGCGCACGACGAGGCCGTAGCGCTTGTTGAAAATGCCGGCTACAAAAACCTTGAAACCCTGATCGCGAAAAAAACCGCGCTGAAGCAGGGCGACAGGATTTACGCCTCCTGCGCCGGCAAAACCATCATGGCCCTTGTCATCGGCAGGCGTCCGCTTGAGGAAGGAATGCACATCGTCGGCGGACATACCGACGCGCCCCGCCTTGACCTTAAACAGAACCCGCTTTACGAAAACAGCGAACTGGCCTATTTCGACACGCACTATTACGGCGGCATAAAAAAATACCAGTGGGTGACTATCCCGCTGGCGCTGTACGGGGTGTTCGCGCTGAAAAACGGCAAGATCCTGAACGTGGCGATCGGCGACAAGCCGGGCGATCCCGTGTTTTGCATAAGCGACCTGCTGCCGCACCTGGCGCAGCACCAGAACCAGAAAAAACTCGGCGAAGCGATCGGCGGAGAGGATCTGGACGTGATCGTGGCGTCCCGCCCGGTAACCGACAAAAACGCCAAACAGAAAGTGAAGGAATATGTGCTGAAACACCTTAATAAGGAATACGGTGTGAAAGAGGCCGATTTCCTGTCGGCGGAGCTGGAAATAGTGCCGGCCGGAGCGCCGCGCGAAGTGGGGTTTGACCGCGCGCTGATACTCGGCTACGGGCATGACGACCGGGTCTGCGCCTATTCCGCGCTGCAGGCTTTGCTGGACCTGCCCGCCGTGCCGCAATACACCGCCTGCGCGCTTATGTGCGACAAGGAGGAAATAGGCTCTGCCGGAGCGACCGGCATGGAATCGAATTTCTTTGAAAACATGGTGGCGGAACTGGTGGCCCTGCAGTCCGGCGCTGACAGCGAACTGGCGGTAAAACGCTGCATGCGCAAATCCAAACTGCTTTCGGCCGACGTAAACGCCGCGTTCGACCCGATGTTTCCCGGCGTATCGGACAAGCGCAATTCCTGCATGGTCAATTACGGCACCTGCCTGACGAAATACACCGGCGCGCGCGGCAAATCCGGCGCGAACGACGCCAACGCCGAATTCGTGGCCGAAGTGCGCTATATTTTCGACGAAGCCAAAGTGGCCTGGCAGACCGGCGAGCTGGGCAAGGTGGATCAGGGCGGAGGCGGCACCATAGCCGCGATCATGGCCCGCTACGGCATGGACGTGGTGGACTGCGGAGTGCCGCTGCTTTCCATGCACGCGCCCTCCGAACTGGCCTCCAAGTTCGACATTTATATGACCTACAAAGGCTTCAGGGCCTTTTTCAGCTACTCCCGCAACCGCAAATAA
- a CDS encoding asparaginase domain-containing protein, whose translation MKIRIIATGGTFDKEYNELNGKLFFRSTHIHEILNTGRCKLPLAVTELMMIDSLDMTDSHRRKILQECLACPEEHIVITHGTDTMEKTAKLLGPAITDKTVVLTGAMVPYKFGSSDGLFNLGSALSFSQALPSGVYIAMNGKVFHWNDVRKNKKIGEFEPAAKQKRAAVKPAGKTTRH comes from the coding sequence ATGAAAATTCGCATAATCGCAACCGGCGGAACATTCGATAAAGAGTATAACGAGCTTAACGGAAAACTTTTTTTCCGCTCCACCCACATACACGAAATTCTCAATACCGGCCGGTGCAAGCTGCCGCTTGCGGTAACCGAACTGATGATGATTGACAGCCTCGACATGACCGACAGCCATCGCCGGAAGATACTGCAGGAATGCCTCGCCTGTCCCGAAGAGCATATCGTGATCACCCACGGCACCGACACTATGGAGAAAACCGCCAAACTGCTCGGGCCCGCCATTACCGACAAAACCGTCGTGCTTACCGGCGCAATGGTGCCGTACAAGTTCGGCAGTTCGGACGGGCTGTTCAATCTTGGAAGCGCGCTGTCGTTTTCGCAGGCCCTGCCGTCAGGCGTCTATATCGCCATGAACGGCAAGGTGTTCCACTGGAACGACGTCCGCAAGAACAAAAAAATAGGCGAATTCGAGCCTGCGGCAAAGCAAAAGCGCGCCGCGGTCAAACCGGCCGGCAAAACCACCCGGCATTAA